A region from the Phycisphaerales bacterium genome encodes:
- a CDS encoding acylphosphatase produces the protein MSGSQTERWTVVFEGCVQGVGFRITAARAARRLGIPGWVRNQPDGSVRLTAEDTPQRLDELLALIRADMPGFISSERIERSAASGEFDSFEIRR, from the coding sequence ATGAGCGGCTCGCAGACCGAGCGATGGACGGTAGTTTTCGAGGGGTGCGTGCAGGGGGTCGGATTTCGAATCACCGCCGCCAGGGCCGCGCGGCGGCTGGGCATTCCCGGCTGGGTGCGCAATCAGCCGGACGGGTCCGTTCGTCTCACGGCCGAGGACACGCCTCAGCGGCTCGACGAACTGCTCGCCCTCATCCGCGCTGACATGCCCGGCTTCATCTCAAGCGAGCGCATTGAGCGCTCCGCCGCCTCGGGTGAATTCGATTCCTTTGAGATTCGCAGATGA
- a CDS encoding ArsR family transcriptional regulator, with product MTASSKPHRAADHSRQGRSGQPLHEGQNRFVSIWGEMGSSWGIPRTMAEVHALLYIVGQPLNTDQIMERLSISRGSASMSLKSLHDWGLISRVHKRGDRKEYYRAEQDVWQVFRIITRERKRREIDPVLMALHDCRDLTGPRRQQDAGDQQVESHNDRLDRMIEFIELIDSLADQFVSPAGKGLQLAVGLLGKVV from the coding sequence ATGACCGCTTCCTCCAAGCCACATCGGGCCGCCGACCACAGCCGCCAGGGCCGCTCGGGCCAGCCGCTGCACGAGGGGCAAAACCGCTTCGTCAGCATCTGGGGCGAGATGGGATCTTCGTGGGGCATCCCGCGCACCATGGCTGAGGTCCACGCCCTGCTCTACATCGTGGGCCAGCCGCTCAACACCGACCAGATCATGGAGCGACTCTCCATCAGCCGGGGCAGCGCGAGCATGTCGCTCAAGTCCCTCCACGACTGGGGCCTCATCAGCCGGGTCCACAAGCGCGGCGACCGCAAGGAATACTACCGCGCCGAGCAGGATGTCTGGCAGGTCTTTCGCATCATCACCCGCGAGCGCAAGCGGCGCGAGATCGACCCCGTTCTCATGGCACTGCACGACTGCCGCGATCTCACCGGACCGCGGCGCCAGCAGGATGCCGGCGATCAGCAGGTCGAGTCGCACAATGATCGCCTCGATCGGATGATCGAGTTCATCGAACTCATCGACTCGCTCGCGGACCAGTTCGTCAGCCCGGCGGGCAAGGGTCTCCAACTGGCCGTGGGCCTGCTCGGGAAGGTGGTCTGA
- the dnaA gene encoding chromosomal replication initiator protein DnaA — MAATAAANGMAARLCEDLAHRLGPAKFGLWFEQTAQLHVEKDRLRITVPTRFHADWIERHFRQDLRDSTASAAGVDLPLELAVEPKAFPGLAAEAPSGAAPVAPHLPRRRRTGGSLGSRFDARFDLERFVVGVSNEMAYRAACAMADGNATFNPLFIHGGCGLGKTHLLQGICRRCRESRPDFRLRYVTGEQFTNEFIAAVRSNDLDSFRRPYRELDLLAIDDVHFLSNKKATQNEFLATFDAIGLVGSRVVLASDEHPRQIRQFHQRLVSRLLSGMVVEIQLPDIETRRQIIARWAREKGLTFHPAAVEALAERCIGSVREIEGTLTRLEALAMISDGQQAAHGTCGGEVGMVLVSRLFGEQAEDLRPNVRVESIMSTVAQRLGVEPSRLAGTSRHRDVVLARSLTAYLARKLTTRSFPEIARAMGRSNHSTIVTAAQRIERQLSADARVTLRDAEAPMSLRYLVDSLRVALTRPRSAAST; from the coding sequence GTGGCTGCAACCGCTGCGGCAAACGGTATGGCTGCGCGCCTGTGCGAAGACTTGGCACATCGACTTGGACCCGCCAAGTTCGGCCTCTGGTTTGAACAGACTGCGCAGCTGCACGTCGAAAAAGACCGCCTGCGGATCACCGTGCCCACCCGCTTTCACGCCGACTGGATCGAACGCCACTTCCGTCAGGATCTCCGCGATTCAACCGCAAGCGCCGCCGGCGTCGATCTGCCGCTCGAACTCGCGGTTGAGCCCAAGGCCTTCCCCGGCCTTGCCGCCGAGGCGCCCTCGGGAGCCGCGCCCGTGGCGCCGCACCTGCCGCGGCGGCGCCGGACCGGCGGTTCGCTCGGGTCGCGCTTCGACGCGCGCTTCGACCTTGAGCGCTTCGTCGTCGGCGTGAGCAACGAGATGGCCTACCGCGCCGCGTGCGCCATGGCCGACGGCAACGCGACGTTCAACCCATTGTTCATTCACGGCGGATGCGGGCTGGGCAAGACCCACCTGCTCCAGGGCATCTGCCGCCGCTGCCGCGAGAGCCGGCCGGACTTCCGCCTGCGTTACGTCACCGGCGAGCAGTTCACCAATGAGTTCATCGCCGCGGTGCGCTCCAACGATCTCGATTCCTTCCGCCGGCCGTATCGGGAACTGGACCTGCTGGCGATCGACGACGTTCATTTCCTCTCCAACAAGAAGGCGACGCAGAACGAGTTCCTGGCCACCTTCGACGCCATCGGGCTCGTCGGCTCGCGCGTCGTGCTCGCCAGCGACGAGCACCCGCGGCAGATCCGCCAGTTCCACCAGCGGCTGGTGAGCCGCCTGCTCTCGGGCATGGTCGTCGAGATTCAACTTCCGGACATCGAGACGAGGCGGCAGATCATCGCGCGATGGGCGCGCGAAAAAGGGCTGACGTTCCATCCGGCGGCGGTGGAGGCGCTGGCGGAACGCTGCATCGGGTCCGTGCGCGAGATCGAGGGCACACTGACCCGGCTCGAGGCGCTGGCGATGATCAGCGACGGCCAGCAGGCGGCTCACGGCACATGCGGCGGCGAAGTCGGCATGGTGCTCGTGAGCCGCCTGTTCGGCGAGCAGGCGGAGGATCTGCGCCCCAACGTCCGCGTCGAGTCGATCATGTCCACCGTCGCCCAGCGCCTCGGCGTCGAGCCCAGCCGGCTCGCCGGCACCAGCCGGCACCGCGACGTGGTGCTGGCGCGCTCGCTCACGGCCTATCTGGCGCGGAAACTCACCACCCGGAGTTTCCCCGAAATCGCCCGCGCCATGGGCCGCTCCAATCACAGCACTATCGTCACCGCCGCCCAGCGCATCGAGCGCCAACTCTCCGCCGACGCCCGCGTGACCCTCCGCGACGCCGAGGCGCCCATGTCGTTGCGATACCTTGTCGATTCCCTGCGCGTCGCCCTCACGCGGCCGCGCTCCGCCGCCTCGACCTGA
- a CDS encoding DegT/DnrJ/EryC1/StrS aminotransferase family protein, whose translation MSNGQDIPLSRPDITALEIDHVVKVLKSGRLSIGPVQEQFEALVAGRAGAEHAVAVSSGTCGLHLALLALGIKPGDEVITTPFSFVASSNAILYVGAKPVFVDINPRTLNLDPTQVEAAITPRTKAVLAVEAFGNPAHMPELASLCYKHEIPLIEDSCEGFGGSHRGRPIGSFGRVGVFAFYPNKQITCGEGGMIVTDDERIANLCRSMRNQGRPIDPADSAEPSWQNPGSWLMHERLGYNYRLSEIHAALGVAQCKRLDEILEKRNTVASKYMSRLMGMPDVILPTIDPETTMSWFVFVVRLSSEFHAENRDRILAGMRRHEVGVSNYFPPIHLQPFYMRQFGFSAGDFPITESVAQRTIALPFHTRLGEREIDLVCQTLEVMIQREKFTIDRGS comes from the coding sequence ATGAGCAACGGCCAGGACATCCCGCTCAGCAGACCGGACATCACCGCGCTGGAAATCGACCACGTCGTGAAGGTGCTCAAGTCGGGTCGGCTGAGCATCGGGCCGGTGCAGGAGCAGTTCGAAGCGCTCGTCGCGGGCCGCGCCGGCGCCGAGCACGCCGTCGCCGTGTCCAGCGGCACATGCGGCCTGCACCTGGCGCTGCTGGCTCTGGGCATCAAGCCCGGCGACGAAGTCATCACCACGCCCTTCTCCTTCGTCGCCTCTTCCAACGCCATTCTCTACGTCGGCGCCAAACCCGTCTTCGTGGACATCAACCCGCGCACGCTCAACCTCGACCCGACCCAGGTCGAGGCGGCCATCACGCCGCGCACCAAAGCGGTGCTCGCGGTCGAGGCGTTCGGCAATCCGGCGCACATGCCCGAATTGGCCAGCCTGTGCTACAAGCACGAGATTCCGCTCATCGAAGACTCCTGCGAAGGCTTCGGCGGCTCCCATCGTGGCCGGCCCATCGGCAGTTTCGGCCGCGTGGGCGTATTCGCGTTCTATCCCAACAAGCAGATCACCTGCGGCGAGGGCGGGATGATCGTCACCGACGACGAGCGCATCGCCAACCTTTGCCGCTCAATGCGCAACCAGGGCCGGCCCATCGATCCCGCCGACTCCGCCGAACCCTCCTGGCAGAATCCCGGCTCCTGGCTTATGCACGAGCGGCTCGGCTACAACTACCGCCTGAGCGAAATCCACGCCGCGCTCGGCGTGGCGCAGTGCAAGCGGCTCGATGAAATCCTCGAAAAGCGAAACACCGTCGCAAGCAAGTACATGTCGCGCCTCATGGGGATGCCCGACGTCATCCTCCCCACGATCGATCCCGAGACGACGATGTCCTGGTTCGTGTTCGTCGTGCGTCTCAGCAGCGAGTTCCACGCCGAAAACCGCGATCGGATTCTCGCGGGGATGCGCCGCCACGAAGTGGGCGTGAGCAACTACTTCCCGCCCATCCACCTCCAGCCCTTCTACATGCGGCAGTTCGGCTTCAGCGCTGGCGACTTCCCCATCACCGAGTCCGTCGCCCAGCGCACCATCGCCCTGCCCTTCCACACCCGCCTCGGTGAGCGAGAGATCGATCTCGTCTGCCAGACGCTCGAAGTCATGATCCAGCGCGAAAAGTTCACCATCGATCGCGGCTCGTGA
- a CDS encoding HAD family phosphatase, translating into MTRPGIQLVCFDLGGVLVRICRTWEEACARIGLDVRSNDAWERTRPQRRELTRLYGIGRIDCASYARGISELMGGLYSPEEITRVHDAWTIQDYPDVHHIVSALNERGTPTACLSNTNHGHWVRLAHEDSGCACPGQPEFPVVRLIRHRYASHLMGLAKPDAAIYAAFQRALGVAPGGILFFDDLEENIAAAQQAGWVARQIDYRVDTAPQIESHLREFGLI; encoded by the coding sequence GTGACTCGCCCCGGCATCCAACTTGTCTGCTTCGATCTCGGCGGAGTGCTCGTGCGCATCTGCCGCACCTGGGAAGAAGCGTGTGCCCGCATCGGCCTTGACGTGCGCTCAAACGACGCGTGGGAGCGCACACGCCCCCAGCGCCGCGAACTCACGCGGCTCTACGGCATCGGTCGCATCGACTGCGCCTCGTACGCCCGCGGCATCTCCGAACTCATGGGCGGTCTCTATAGCCCCGAGGAAATCACGCGCGTCCACGATGCCTGGACCATCCAGGACTATCCCGACGTGCACCACATCGTCTCCGCACTCAACGAACGCGGCACGCCGACTGCCTGCCTCTCGAACACGAACCACGGCCACTGGGTGCGACTCGCGCACGAAGACAGCGGCTGCGCCTGCCCGGGTCAACCGGAGTTTCCCGTGGTGCGTCTCATCCGCCACCGCTACGCGTCGCACCTCATGGGCCTGGCCAAACCCGACGCCGCCATCTACGCCGCGTTCCAGCGCGCCCTCGGCGTCGCGCCGGGCGGGATTCTCTTCTTCGATGACCTCGAAGAGAACATCGCCGCAGCGCAGCAGGCCGGCTGGGTGGCTCGACAGATCGACTATCGTGTTGACACGGCGCCGCAGATCGAGTCGCACCTGCGCGAATTCGGCCTGATCTGA
- a CDS encoding Nif3-like dinuclear metal center hexameric protein, whose product MPALVSDFEKAMESIASLACAERWDNVGLLVGSRSAPTTRVLLTIDLTSKVLDEAIGQGVDLICTYHPVMFKPIQRLNDSDAKSETLLRAIRAGIAVYSPHTALDSAAGGLTDWLADAVGQGYRRPLVVAESLPASQELKVVTFAPADAIDRLRDVMSSAGAGRIGAYDHCSFSGPGTGTFRGDASTSPAVGAKERFQRVEEQRLEMVCPASALHVLISTLRQFHPYEEPAVDVYPLRAKPLFNVGGGRKVVLDQPTTVAEIAERIKSHLNIPAVKSTDPTQLVRQVGVVPGSGGDFVETAMSQECELFITGELTYHTALSAWTRGCAVMLTGHANSERGFLPILARRLGEKLDGVEILLSSADRTFFEII is encoded by the coding sequence GTGCCCGCCCTCGTGAGTGATTTCGAAAAGGCCATGGAGTCCATCGCCTCGCTCGCCTGCGCCGAGCGCTGGGACAACGTCGGCCTGCTCGTCGGCAGCCGGTCGGCACCGACCACGCGCGTGCTGCTGACCATTGATCTCACTTCCAAGGTGCTCGACGAGGCAATCGGCCAGGGCGTCGATCTCATCTGCACCTACCACCCCGTCATGTTCAAGCCGATCCAGCGGCTCAACGATTCGGATGCAAAGAGCGAGACCCTGCTCCGCGCCATCCGCGCCGGCATCGCCGTCTATTCGCCGCACACCGCGCTCGACTCGGCGGCCGGCGGACTGACGGACTGGCTGGCCGACGCCGTGGGCCAGGGCTACCGCCGGCCGCTGGTCGTGGCCGAGTCGCTGCCCGCCTCTCAGGAACTCAAGGTCGTCACCTTCGCGCCGGCGGACGCCATCGACCGGCTGCGCGACGTGATGTCCAGCGCCGGGGCCGGCCGCATCGGCGCGTACGACCACTGCTCGTTCAGCGGGCCCGGCACCGGCACGTTCCGCGGCGACGCGAGCACCAGCCCGGCCGTGGGCGCCAAGGAGCGCTTCCAGCGCGTCGAAGAGCAGCGCCTCGAGATGGTCTGCCCCGCCTCGGCCCTGCACGTGCTCATCTCAACGCTGCGCCAGTTCCACCCCTACGAAGAACCGGCCGTCGATGTCTACCCGCTTCGGGCCAAGCCGCTGTTCAACGTCGGTGGCGGGCGCAAGGTCGTGCTCGATCAGCCGACGACGGTGGCCGAGATCGCCGAGCGCATCAAGTCGCATCTCAATATCCCCGCGGTCAAGTCGACCGATCCGACGCAGCTCGTGCGGCAGGTGGGCGTCGTGCCCGGCTCAGGAGGCGATTTCGTCGAAACCGCGATGAGCCAGGAGTGCGAACTGTTCATCACCGGCGAACTCACCTACCACACCGCGCTCAGCGCGTGGACCAGAGGCTGCGCCGTCATGCTCACCGGGCACGCCAACAGCGAGCGCGGCTTCCTGCCCATCCTCGCCAGACGCCTCGGCGAAAAACTCGACGGCGTCGAGATCCTCCTCAGCAGCGCCGATCGCACGTTCTTCGAAATCATCTGA
- a CDS encoding proline--tRNA ligase, which produces MKWSQTLIPTSRQVPADAVVPSHQLMLRAGLIRQVGAGLYDYLPLGLRVLQRVMNIVREEMNGAGASELLMPALIPMEFYADTKRDVDYGDNLFKLTDRHGRASALGPTHEEVITELMMAYVTSYRQLPLNLYQIQTKYRDEFRPRFGVLRCREFLMKDAYSFHVEVEGPGGLNETYDKMYQAYCNIFDRCGLDYSIVEAESGPIGGSASHEFMCNSPVGEDTILKSDKGNYAANVEKCGIGERPHDLSAAPTGELARVHTPNLPGIEGVSDFLKVKPQRMLKTIVWPWSAGERSGWVLAVVCGHHDVNEGKVRDALREQIDRSLTLQSEGSEGAARAAGFAIGYVSPAAAAGRAECWVIVDADAAQGGFWATGADEMDHHVKHFNWKREVLDKGVQVHVADIRNAMEGDPSPLNDGGVLKASKGIEVGHVFKLGTKYSDAMGFAVSDEKQQKRSVIMGCYGIGIGRIVASAIEMNNDENGIRWPASIAPFDVVITPIKYEGEARDVTDRLERDLTEAGLDVLVDDRDERPGPKFKDADLIGIPTRLTIGDKALAQGCVEMVRRDGSLGRGELVKIEEVVVRCTAP; this is translated from the coding sequence ATGAAGTGGTCGCAAACGCTTATTCCAACGTCGCGGCAGGTGCCGGCGGATGCCGTGGTCCCGTCGCACCAGTTGATGCTCCGCGCCGGGCTGATCCGCCAGGTCGGCGCCGGGCTCTACGACTACCTGCCGCTGGGCCTGCGCGTCCTGCAGCGGGTCATGAACATCGTCCGCGAGGAGATGAACGGCGCGGGCGCGAGCGAATTGCTCATGCCCGCGCTCATCCCCATGGAGTTCTACGCCGACACGAAGCGCGATGTGGATTACGGCGACAACCTGTTCAAACTGACCGACCGCCACGGCCGGGCCAGCGCGCTGGGGCCGACGCACGAGGAAGTCATCACCGAACTCATGATGGCGTACGTCACGTCGTATCGCCAGTTGCCGCTCAACCTCTACCAGATCCAGACGAAGTATCGCGACGAGTTTCGGCCGCGCTTCGGCGTGCTGCGCTGCCGCGAGTTTCTCATGAAGGATGCGTACTCGTTCCACGTCGAGGTGGAGGGGCCCGGCGGGCTCAACGAGACCTACGACAAGATGTACCAGGCGTACTGCAACATCTTTGACCGCTGCGGGCTGGACTACTCGATCGTCGAGGCCGAAAGCGGGCCGATCGGCGGCAGCGCGAGCCACGAGTTCATGTGCAATTCGCCGGTGGGCGAAGACACGATCCTCAAGAGCGACAAGGGCAACTACGCCGCAAACGTAGAGAAATGCGGCATCGGTGAGCGGCCGCACGATCTCAGCGCGGCGCCGACGGGTGAACTGGCCAGGGTGCACACGCCGAACCTGCCGGGCATCGAGGGCGTGTCCGATTTTCTGAAGGTCAAGCCGCAGCGCATGCTCAAGACGATCGTCTGGCCGTGGTCGGCCGGCGAGCGGAGCGGCTGGGTGCTCGCGGTGGTGTGCGGCCATCACGATGTGAACGAAGGCAAGGTGCGCGATGCGCTGCGCGAGCAGATCGACCGGTCGCTCACGCTGCAGAGCGAAGGAAGCGAAGGCGCTGCGCGCGCGGCGGGTTTTGCGATCGGCTACGTCTCGCCGGCGGCCGCGGCGGGGCGCGCGGAGTGTTGGGTCATTGTCGATGCCGATGCGGCCCAGGGCGGCTTCTGGGCGACGGGCGCCGACGAGATGGACCACCACGTCAAGCACTTCAACTGGAAGCGCGAAGTGCTCGACAAGGGCGTGCAGGTGCACGTCGCCGACATCCGCAACGCGATGGAGGGCGACCCGTCGCCGCTCAACGACGGTGGCGTACTCAAGGCCAGCAAGGGCATCGAAGTCGGGCACGTATTCAAACTCGGCACGAAGTATTCTGACGCCATGGGCTTTGCCGTGTCGGATGAGAAGCAGCAGAAGCGCTCCGTCATCATGGGCTGCTACGGCATCGGCATCGGGCGCATCGTCGCCTCGGCCATCGAGATGAACAACGATGAGAACGGCATCCGCTGGCCGGCGTCGATTGCGCCGTTTGACGTCGTCATCACTCCGATCAAGTACGAGGGCGAAGCGCGCGATGTGACCGACCGCCTCGAGCGCGACCTGACCGAGGCGGGGCTCGATGTGCTCGTGGATGACCGCGACGAGCGCCCGGGGCCGAAGTTCAAGGACGCGGACCTCATCGGCATTCCGACGCGCCTGACGATCGGCGACAAGGCGTTGGCGCAGGGCTGCGTGGAGATGGTCCGGCGCGATGGCTCGCTCGGCCGGGGCGAACTCGTGAAGATCGAAGAGGTCGTGGTGCGCTGCACGGCGCCGTAA
- a CDS encoding calcium/sodium antiporter: protein MLAAWGWIGLGLLLTFGGAEAFVRAAASIAARLGVPALVIGLTVVAWGTSAPELVVSTFASLNGQGGIALGNVVGSNIFNIAAIVGLAAVVYPMRVHVQLIRLDIPLMIGLSVLLAALLLDAEISRIDAAVFVVGMIAYTVFSFRAAARQPPAEVEAEFAQGNPPVHRHLLLDLALFVGGLTALVLGSRALVTGAVEIARALDISETVIGLTIVAAGTSLPELATSTVAAVRKQPDIAIGNIVGSNIFNILGILGIAGLIAPMQAPDLSRLDLGAMLVFAVALLPLAWTGLAIKRAEGALLLLGYGVYLWLMWPSSASA from the coding sequence ATGCTTGCCGCGTGGGGTTGGATCGGTCTGGGTCTTCTGCTCACCTTTGGCGGGGCCGAGGCGTTCGTTCGCGCCGCCGCGTCGATCGCCGCGCGCCTCGGCGTGCCGGCGCTGGTCATCGGCCTGACGGTCGTCGCCTGGGGCACCAGCGCCCCCGAACTGGTCGTCTCCACCTTTGCGTCGCTCAACGGCCAGGGCGGCATCGCGCTGGGCAACGTCGTCGGCTCGAACATCTTCAACATCGCCGCCATCGTCGGCCTCGCCGCCGTCGTCTACCCGATGCGCGTGCACGTGCAACTCATCCGCCTCGACATCCCGCTCATGATCGGCCTGTCAGTGCTGCTCGCGGCGCTGCTGCTTGACGCCGAGATCTCGCGCATCGACGCGGCTGTTTTCGTCGTCGGGATGATCGCCTACACCGTCTTCTCCTTCCGCGCCGCGGCCAGACAGCCGCCAGCCGAGGTCGAAGCCGAATTCGCACAAGGCAACCCGCCCGTTCATCGCCATCTGCTGCTCGATCTCGCCCTGTTCGTCGGCGGCCTCACCGCTCTGGTGCTCGGCTCGCGGGCGCTGGTCACCGGCGCCGTTGAGATCGCCCGCGCTCTGGACATCAGCGAAACCGTCATCGGCCTGACCATCGTCGCGGCGGGCACGAGCCTGCCTGAACTGGCCACCTCCACCGTCGCCGCCGTGCGCAAGCAGCCCGACATCGCGATCGGCAACATCGTCGGCTCGAACATCTTCAACATTCTCGGGATTCTGGGTATCGCCGGGCTCATCGCGCCGATGCAGGCGCCCGATCTCTCGCGCCTCGACCTCGGCGCGATGCTCGTGTTCGCCGTCGCGCTGCTGCCGCTCGCCTGGACGGGCCTGGCGATCAAGCGCGCCGAGGGGGCGTTGCTGCTGCTGGGCTATGGCGTCTACCTCTGGCTCATGTGGCCCAGCTCGGCGAGCGCTTGA
- a CDS encoding ABC transporter permease subunit: MTAMPAVLNWLLRLIITNPIAVRLVSNGSKRTRHLLIRSGYLAAITITLLAALLGQQGVDLREMASAGAKAFQFVAYLQLGMICLLAPVFMAGAIAQEANPRTWDILLTTPLNSLQIVLGNLFGRLFFILAMLVSSLPLFAVTQYFGGVPGRSIFLSYAIGAAAAILVGAIAIALSVSRQAGRRAVFLFYITVVIYIAVTWSLDFSFRGSAGETTWVTPLNPFLAQRVLLDSENYHPYAAADLIGRGWLYRAWFGSPVAMYCWLCGLLSLALIGWSTIFLRVIGARQGGSSIFKRLQRFGARRARIAGTRDVWQNPIAWREASGKRNTMGAIIARYGFIGLGLIIAIGAICLYHFGQMSLVALRQAALTIISTEVAIITLTAINVSATAISREREDGTLDILLTTPITPAYYVSGKLRGIVSFMIPMMAVPIATLLIFALYVLVGGVGAVGGVTVSVTANTMSRSVPFILPEGALLLPFTLVPFIAFCVMVGLSWSLKSRGTIGSVIAAVGVIVAVVGMLSLCTYQAGKGVSVIGPVFSSLSPASAILSIVYPEVGMTDALADDISSARIALVVGSAIATVAYAAVVYAIHRAMLGPNGRTFDMTVRRLAGTN; this comes from the coding sequence TTGACCGCCATGCCGGCCGTGCTCAACTGGTTACTGCGCCTCATCATCACCAACCCCATCGCCGTGCGCCTGGTTTCCAACGGCTCCAAGCGCACGCGGCACCTGCTCATCCGCTCGGGCTACCTCGCGGCAATCACCATCACGCTGCTGGCAGCGCTGCTGGGCCAGCAGGGGGTGGACCTGCGCGAGATGGCGTCGGCGGGGGCCAAGGCCTTCCAGTTCGTGGCGTATCTGCAGCTGGGCATGATTTGCCTGCTGGCTCCGGTGTTCATGGCCGGGGCGATTGCGCAGGAGGCCAACCCGCGCACGTGGGACATTCTGCTCACCACGCCGCTCAACTCGCTGCAGATCGTGCTGGGCAACCTGTTCGGCCGGCTGTTCTTCATCCTGGCAATGCTCGTGAGCAGCCTGCCGCTGTTCGCCGTGACGCAGTACTTCGGCGGCGTGCCGGGGCGGTCGATCTTTCTGTCGTATGCCATCGGCGCCGCGGCGGCGATCCTCGTCGGCGCGATCGCCATTGCGCTGAGCGTGAGCCGGCAGGCGGGCCGCCGGGCGGTGTTTCTTTTCTACATCACGGTAGTGATCTATATCGCGGTCACGTGGTCGCTGGACTTTTCGTTCCGCGGCTCTGCGGGCGAGACGACGTGGGTCACGCCGCTCAATCCGTTCCTCGCCCAGCGCGTGCTGCTCGACAGCGAGAACTATCACCCCTATGCCGCGGCGGACCTGATCGGCCGGGGCTGGCTCTACCGCGCGTGGTTCGGCTCGCCGGTGGCGATGTACTGCTGGCTGTGCGGCTTGCTGAGCCTGGCGCTCATCGGCTGGTCCACGATTTTTCTCCGCGTCATCGGCGCGCGGCAGGGCGGCTCGTCGATCTTCAAGCGACTCCAGCGCTTCGGCGCCCGCCGCGCCCGCATCGCCGGCACGCGCGACGTCTGGCAGAACCCCATCGCCTGGCGCGAGGCGTCGGGCAAGCGCAACACGATGGGCGCCATCATCGCGCGCTATGGCTTCATCGGGCTGGGTCTGATCATCGCGATCGGCGCCATCTGCCTGTACCACTTCGGGCAAATGAGCCTCGTCGCCCTGCGCCAGGCGGCGCTGACGATCATCTCGACCGAGGTGGCCATCATCACGCTCACGGCGATCAACGTGTCGGCCACGGCGATCAGCCGCGAGCGCGAAGACGGCACGCTGGACATCCTGCTGACCACGCCCATCACGCCGGCGTACTACGTGAGCGGCAAGTTGCGCGGCATCGTAAGTTTCATGATTCCCATGATGGCCGTGCCCATCGCGACGCTGCTCATCTTTGCGCTCTACGTGCTCGTGGGCGGCGTGGGTGCGGTCGGCGGCGTGACGGTGAGCGTGACGGCCAACACCATGTCGCGCTCGGTGCCGTTCATCCTGCCCGAGGGCGCGCTGCTGCTGCCCTTCACGCTCGTGCCGTTCATTGCCTTCTGCGTGATGGTCGGGCTGAGCTGGAGTCTCAAGAGCCGCGGCACGATCGGCTCGGTCATCGCGGCTGTCGGCGTGATCGTGGCCGTGGTGGGCATGCTCAGCCTGTGCACCTATCAGGCGGGCAAGGGCGTGAGCGTGATCGGGCCGGTGTTCTCATCGCTCTCGCCGGCGTCGGCCATTTTGAGCATCGTCTATCCCGAAGTGGGCATGACCGATGCGCTCGCCGATGACATTTCCAGCGCCCGCATCGCGCTGGTGGTGGGCTCGGCGATCGCGACGGTGGCGTACGCGGCGGTGGTGTACGCGATCCACCGCGCCATGCTCGGGCCCAACGGCCGGACGTTCGACATGACCGTCCGCCGCCTCGCCGGCACGAACTGA